The window TTGCTACAATATTAGACTGTGTTATGGCCGTGAAAGCCCCTGAACTGTAGGATGCCGACGACCGGTTGGAGAGCTGGGAACCCGCCGGTACCGAGCTAACGGTCACCTGAAATGTGACGGTTACACTGGCTCCTGCAGCAATCGTTCCAATAGAAATTCCGGTCGCCGGATCAGCGGTTGGCCGGGATGTACCCGCTACGATGACACTCCCGGCTACAAAAGTGCTGCCGGAGGGAATGGGATCGGACAAGATAACATTTGTGACTGCAGCTACACCGTTGTTGCTGATGACGGAGGTGTACAGCAGTGTATCGCCTACAGCAACGTCTGGGAAGCTGGCGGTTTTGAGTACAGTTACGTTAGGAAGTGTAACGGGAATGGTCAGCGTATTCGAAGCCGCTGAACCGGAGACGGTACGGCCGTCAGGAACCAGAAAGGTATATGCGGCGGTTGCCTGATCTACGAGCTGCGGCGGAGACGGCAAACTGTTGACCACCACCCGGAATTGCACTGTGGAGCTTCCTCCGGCGGGTATCATGCCAATCGCGATTCCGGTGGCGGGGTTGCCGGCAACAGGTGTACCATTTACGGTAAAGCTGCCCGGGACATAAGAGCTGCCTGCCGGGATGTTGTCCGTCAGCGTAGTTGCTGCTCCGATATTGCCGGTGTTGGCAATCTGCAGCGTATAAGTTATTTGATCGCCGACGGTAGCATTGCTGGTATTGGCGCTTTTAACAATGCCCAGGACCGGGGAGTATACCGGCAATGAATTCGTATTGGAAGGGATAACCCCGGAGACAATGGGCCCGCCGGCCACGCTTTGAAACGTAAAAGCGGCATTGGCTGTATTGGGAATAAACTGCGGGTTAGGCAGTGAAGTGACCCTTGCTTGGTATGTAACGGTCACAGAGGTACCAAAAGCCAAAGAGCCTAGAGGGATGCCTGCTGAAATATCGTAAGTAGGTCTGGATACTCCGGCGACGAAGACCCTTCCGGCCACAAAGGTTAAGCCTGCCGGAAGGGTGTCCGACAAAACGACACTCGCGGCGCTGGCAGTACCTGTATTGCTTACAGTTACAGTGTAAGTTACCGTATCGCCGATGATGGTGCCTGACAAATTAGAACTTTTGGTGAGATTGATTTTAGGTGCATTGATATCAATCTGCAGTGCATTCCCGTTAACTACATAGGCATCTCCTGACGTAGTTAAGGTGAGCAGAGCTGAAGACTGATTGTTAACCAGTCTGGCCGAAACGTCGATATTCGTAATGTCCCAGCCCTGACGTCCGCCGCTAATGTTGCTGCCCGGGCTGCCGTTGGTCTGATTGCGGGTGCCGAACGTTCCGGTAGTATTCAGCGAACCGGTATCATTATTGATCTGTGAAGCAAAAAAATTGTTGGCAAAGTTGTTTGGCCCGGACAGAGCTGCCTGCGTGGCCGAGGTAGGACCAAACAGCGCCTGGTCGCCTGAACGGTTGGCATCTCCTTCCTGTGCGCTGAACAAAATCCGGCCGCCGAGCGCCCCGGTGACAGGTGTGGCAAACCCTGTAATGGTGGTGACGACAGGCGCAGACGATGACTGTACGAGCACCGCCCCTGCACGCAGTGACATATTGCGGAAGGGCAGCGAGGGATTCTGATAAATGACGCCAAGCGTCCAACCGGCATGGTTGGCTGTCGAATCATTATTAATAACAATAGTGCCGACTACACCGCCGGTGATGTAAGTCCCGGCTCCGCCGGTCTGGATGATGCTGGTTACATTGGCTGAACGGACATAAGCAGAGGCACCGTTTCCGAGATCAACCGTGTTGCTGGTGGCTGCATCCGGCGAGATACTGACAGTTGCTCCTGCCGGTGTAGTCAGCGAAACCGGATTGTTGATGAAACCGGTTAAATTAACATTGCCGTTGATATAGGAACCGCCCCAGATCAATTCTGCATAAAGCACAGTGCTTCCGGCAGGAATCGTTAGGATGGCAGCTGAGCTGTTACTTTGGTAGAGATTTGTGGTGCCTGCGGGATAAGAACCGAAAGTAGAGGCTGTATTCACAGTACTGAAGGCTCCTATACTGTCCTGTGTGCCGGGGACCCCCGCTGAATCGGAACGGCTTAGGCCAAGCGTATTGCCTGTAAAAGTAATAGCACCTGTTGCATTAATCGTAGCCCGGACGACTAGAGGAATAATTTTCACCTCCTTTTTTTCAATACTGTTTATAACGAAAAAAGCAGACCGTCACCTGCTGGGACGATGTGCCATCATTCATGTGATATATTAGCCTATGAAGGGCTGCGGCCTAATTTGTTTGTCCAGTTGCAGATTTTAATAAATAATAGCAAGTTTTTCCGGTAAAGGGGCGCTTACCTCTAGTAATAATCCTGCCTGAACTTGGCGAGTCGTCTGCGTTCCAGCAGCTGGTGCGGCTCAGGATATTGAATCCTGCTCATCGCTTCCAGCTCTGCCTGGGAAATATCTTTCTTAATTACAGTGAAATGATACATAATTTCATGCACTACATTCGCTTGAAGGGTCTTAAGCACGTCGAGCTCTTCTGTTTCGTATAGTGACTGGTCAAACGGATACTGATAGAATAGCTCCATCCGGAGCAGTCTGTAATCAAACGGCGGGGGCGGCACCGGATAGTCGGGAACCACCGGAGAGAGCGGGCTGCACGAAGGCTGAAAAAAGCTCGCAGTAAGATAGCGGGGCGTATATTCGTCGAACTTCTGCTTAAAAAAAGGATTAGAGCTATGGGAATAACTGTGCGCATAAGGAGCGAGGATACAGACTACAGCTTTATGAGTGCTGATCCGGTAAATTTCCGCCATTACTGCTATTAAATCATTCACATACGGCAGCACACGGCTGGCCATGACGAATTCGGCGGTGTTGTCCGGCAGCGGTATTTCTTCATTAATATCACAGACAATATCCACTCCGGGGTAAGCAACCCGGTCGATTCCCAGGTAACCTGATTCTTTGCTGGAACCGCAGCCGATATCGATTCTCAAGGAAACCACTCCTTCGGAGGATAAAATAAGGCTTATCACCATTGTATTAGTTTAGCGGGTACCTGCTTCCGGTAGATGCCTATATAGATTGAACTTGTGAGTTTTCTATTTTAGCTGTGCAGCATTCATATCAACCATTAAGGACACTTCAATATAAAGGAGCAGAGTACTTATGACGTTAACCTTGTTCAAAAATGGAAATCTGTCAGCCATCGGACGCCCGGAAGAGGATGCTGTACTTGTGGAGAATGGCATTATTACAGCGATAGGAAAAAGCAAGGAGCTGTCCTTGCAGCTGTCCGGGCGTGAATATGCGGTCACCGATTGGGACGGGGGGCATGTTC of the Paenibacillus pedocola genome contains:
- a CDS encoding methyltransferase domain-containing protein, with the translated sequence MRIDIGCGSSKESGYLGIDRVAYPGVDIVCDINEEIPLPDNTAEFVMASRVLPYVNDLIAVMAEIYRISTHKAVVCILAPYAHSYSHSSNPFFKQKFDEYTPRYLTASFFQPSCSPLSPVVPDYPVPPPPFDYRLLRMELFYQYPFDQSLYETEELDVLKTLQANVVHEIMYHFTVIKKDISQAELEAMSRIQYPEPHQLLERRRLAKFRQDYY